In a genomic window of Virgibacillus sp. SK37:
- a CDS encoding RluA family pseudouridine synthase produces MEWKIEPFYDGKLIRDYLQEVQGFSKRIMKALKYDGGELLVNGNPETVTFKLSAGDTLSILFPPEQKGSYMKAEEIPVDIVYEDDGLLVLNKSAGMPVSPSYQHTSGTVANALLGYYEKMDIPYTIHIVTRLDRDTSGLMLVAKHRYSHSLLSVQQQTGAVKRKYKAILQGHLPEKNGIIDYPIGRKEGSIIERTVVEDGKHAITHYRITKEWIEHSLADVQLETGRTHQIRVHFSYMGYPLAGDDLYGGSKQWMNRQALHCDELSFVHPFTKKQMQFCAPLPADMQAMVHRTNQKS; encoded by the coding sequence ATGGAATGGAAGATCGAACCTTTCTATGATGGAAAGCTAATTCGGGACTATTTACAAGAGGTCCAAGGCTTTTCCAAAAGAATTATGAAGGCTTTGAAATATGACGGTGGAGAGTTACTCGTTAATGGGAATCCGGAAACTGTTACATTTAAATTATCTGCAGGAGATACGTTGTCGATCTTATTTCCTCCTGAGCAAAAGGGGAGCTATATGAAGGCGGAAGAAATTCCGGTGGATATTGTGTATGAGGATGACGGACTTCTCGTATTGAATAAATCTGCCGGAATGCCAGTTAGTCCCTCCTATCAACATACTTCCGGAACGGTTGCCAATGCACTGCTTGGTTACTATGAAAAAATGGACATTCCTTATACTATTCATATTGTTACCCGTCTGGACAGGGATACTTCCGGATTGATGCTTGTTGCAAAGCACCGTTACAGTCATTCTTTATTGTCAGTCCAACAACAAACAGGAGCAGTGAAAAGGAAATATAAAGCAATTTTACAAGGGCACTTGCCTGAGAAAAATGGGATTATAGATTATCCTATCGGAAGAAAAGAAGGCTCGATTATTGAAAGAACGGTCGTAGAAGATGGTAAACATGCAATCACGCATTATCGAATTACCAAGGAATGGATAGAGCATTCTCTTGCTGATGTTCAGCTAGAAACAGGAAGGACACATCAGATTAGGGTCCACTTTTCTTATATGGGGTATCCACTGGCGGGAGATGATCTCTATGGGGGGTCGAAACAATGGATGAACAGGCAGGCTCTCCATTGCGATGAGCTATCCTTTGTACACCCTTTTACAAAAAAGCAAATGCAGTTCTGTGCACCACTACCGGCAGATATGCAGGCAATGGTGCACAGAACTAATCAAAAGAGTTAA